The stretch of DNA AGTTGACCATAACCACAGATGAAAATGGATATATCTCTGCAGTTCAAAAGAGTGAAGGCGGGAGTTTTAAGCTTGAAGAAGTAGTGTTTGCTGTAGACACCGCATACAAGAAGGCAGAAGAAATTAGAGAAAAAATCCTTGAGGCGATAAAGAAAGAATGAGCAACGTTTCCTTTTCTTTTGAATTTTTTATGGTTAAGTATTTTCCCTTTTACACCAAGGGGAGTGGGGGAAATTTTAACTTATAAGCTTTCAAGAAAAGATTTATAAACTAAACTCTGGTTTTTTAGTTGGGTTTAGGAAAAGTCTTTTAAATAAACTCTCTCAATACCCTTCAGCTTAAGATCATTAGGGGTGATGATCATGCCAAGAACTAAAAAAGTCGGATCAGCTGGAAGATTTGGACCAAGATACGGTCTTAAGATTAGAAGAAGAGTGGCTGCAGTAGAAGAGAAAATGAGGCAAAAACACACCTGTCCAGTATGTGGAAGAAAAGCTGTTAAGAGAATAAGTACAGGAATATGGCAATGTCAAAAGTGTGGTGCCACGTTTGCTGGAGGAGCTTATTTGCCAGCCACACCGGCTGGAAGAATTGCTAAGAGGGGTGTCTCAAGCCTATAACCCCTTAAACCTTTTTGGTGGTTGACATGGTGGAAGCATTATACAGATGTGCAAAGTGTGGAAAAGAATTTAAAATGGATTTAGCAATTGTTCGAGAAATTCGCTGTCCTTATTGTGGGGCCAAGATAATTTACAAGCCCAGACCTAAGGTGGGCAGACGGGTCAAAGCAATTTGAATTGCGCTTTTTTAAAACTATCAAAAACCTTTATAACCTGTTTTTGACAAACCAACAAGTGATCAGAGATGATGCTGATAACAACATCCCATAGGCCTACAAGAAGGACAAGAAGCTTTGGACATGACTTAGAGCGTATTTTTCCAAATTCTACCTATTTGACTAGAGGTAAAAAAACTATCCAGGATCTCCTTGTTGAGGCTTATGATAGAGGGTATGAGAGGCTATTAATTATAAATGTCTGGAAAGGAAATCCTCTTAAAATGACTTTTATTAAGGTTTCTCCTGATGATTGGGGATATATGGGATATCTCTACCTTCATGGCATTAAACTTCAAAGAGAAATCGGATTTAGAAACATTCGTTTGATCAGAGAGGAAATGCCATTCATCGTAACAACAGCCAAACGGGTAGATCTTGATCATATTATTTTTGGTCAGGTGTTTGCTGAGCTCACAAATGGCAAGTTTATACCTCGTAATGATAGAAATCTCCAGTACATAGCCGATAAATACAATACTGATGTTCTTGGTGTTATAGAACGTCATCCAAGGGGAATGGCGGTGAACTTTTATCGTTTTGATGTCTCAAAGGATAAACCAGTGGGTCCATTGATAAGTGTTAAAATATGGATAATGGAAGATGGTAGGAGATGGGACTACAAGGAAAAGCTTGGCATCAAGAGGAGCGAGGGCACATGAGCAAAATAAGAGGCTCAATTGAGATAGAATTTCCAAATGAAGAGGTTGCAAGAGTTGTTTATGAGAGTGTTCTCTTTGAACATAAAACTGTCCCTTACAGAAGGAGTAAACTGGACTTTTCTCTAAATGGATCCAAAATAATAATAAATTTTATGGCAGATGATAATTCTGCTTTAAGGGGTACAATTAATTCCTATCTCCGGTGGATTAAAGTGGCCCTTGAAATCACCGAGCTTTAGTTAACTATTTAAATGTCCCTTGAGAGTATAGCTCGGATATTGCGATTATGGAGGTGTTGCTATGCAGAATATCCCACCACAAGTGCAGGCATTGTTAGGGCAGTTGGAGAGTTATCAGCAACAGATTCAACTTGTTATTCAACAAAAGCAACGAATTCAAGTTGAACTTAATGATGCTAGAAAAGCTCTCGAAGAAATTGAGAAGAGTGAGGATGAGAGTCCAATATACAAAACAGTCGGTACTCTAATAGTCAGATCAACAAAATCAAAGGCTTTAGGAGAACTCAATGAGAAAATTGAGACTCTTGAAGTGCGTTTAAAGGCCCTAGAAAGACAGGAGCAAAAGCTTAATGAGAAAATTAAAGAACTCACCCAACAGATCCAAAGTGCTCTTAGAGGCGGTGTTGCTGGTTAGTCTCCTTTTTTAAACTTTTGCACGTGGTCGTCATGAAGAAGGTTGTCCATATAGGTCTCCCTGAGCTGACAGGAGAGGAGTTAATAGAAGTCGGAGAACTCGCTCAAGAAGCTGTGATAGATTATATCTTTAAGTATTTGACTAGAAGTGAGGTAAAAGATATTGAAGTAACAGCAAGGGTAAGCCGTGAAGATACCCTTGATCTGGAGCTTGAAGTCTATTTAGAGGTTCCAATATTTGTGAAAGTAGATGTGGATGCCCTAGTAGATGAAGCTATTGAAAATGCGTATAAAAAAGTTGAAAAAAGGTTGATGGAAATTGCAGGGGAAAATAAAGCTCAAAAGATTTCTAAATGAAGCAGAGGAAAGAAACTATACCTTTTTACTCTTGTGTCATCATAATGCCGATCCAGATTCTCTGGGTAGTGCTATTGCTTTCTCAAGATACTTGACCAGTAGAGGACTGAAAAATAAAATTGGGGTTGCTCAAAGTGTTTCATCTTATGCAAAGAGACTTCTCCAATTTGCTGATGTGGAAAAGGATCCAGAAGTTAAGGAAGATGTTGTAGTGATTTTCGATACTTCCTCTATTGAGCAGCTTGAGCCAATTAAAATTCCTAAAGAGAAATACGTAGTGGTTATTGACCATCACGCTGAAAAAGAAAGTCCTATAAACGCAGATATTTGGATTGTAGATTCTTCTAGGACATCTACTGCTGAGATAATATGGGAGCTTCTCAATTACTTGGGATTTTATGATGAAATTTCGGCAAGAGTCATTTTGGCAGGAATAGTTACAGATACTGCCAACTTTAGATATGCAAACTCAAAGACCTTCAAGACGGTTTTTAGCATTCTTGAAAAGTTTAACATACATATGGGGGAGATCTATAATCTTGTGCTTCCTGTTACCGATGAAAACATAGATCAAGCAAAGAGAATTGCTATCCTGAAGGCCTGTCAGCGAATGGAGATTAGAAAAGTGAAGAATTATATAATTGCGATTTCAAAGATTTCTGCCTATGAGTCACTTGCATGTAAAATCTTCCTTCAGTTGGGAGCTGATGTTGCGATTGTAGGGAGTGAAAAGAAAGGGGTTAGAATCTCAGCTCGCACTAAAGAACATTTAGTTAAGAAAGGACTTCATCTTGGTAAGCTTATGGAGAGAGTAGGTCCAATTATAGAGGGTTCTGGAGGAGGACATTCTGGAGCTGCTGGAGCAAACGGAAAGAAAAATCTTGATGATGCCGTTAAGTTTTTAGTGAAAGAAATCGAAACTTTTCTAAAGAACTTGGGGTGATCCAATGAGTAGGTGCCCCCTTTGTGGTGAAGTACTTAAGTGGGAAGATCTTATTGAGCAGATGCTCACTTTGAATAACTTTAAGGAATTGCTCAAAAATAAGGATTCTTTTTTATCCACGTTAGACACTTTCATATTTACGTGTCCGAAATGTGGTGAAGAATTCTATGGAAACAATTTAAGTCAGAATGAAGCGAGCAAGGTCTTTGAGCTTCTTAATGAATTTAAGGGGAGTATAGACTATGAGAATAATAAAGTCAAATTGAAGCTTACTAATTTGTTAACTCTTGACTTAATGTTAGAGGAGTGGGATAGGAGGGTTAAGAATACTCGGTGATGATTATGATGGAGGATATATCTGATTTTGTAGAGAGAGGGGATTTTGGGAGTGCATTGGAGTTGGCCTTGAGGATTAAAGATCCCTTCTCGAAACTTGAAGCCCTTTCATACATTTATCTTTATGTAGAAGAGGTAAAGTACATGGAAGCGCTTCTAGGGAGAATGTTGGAGGTAGTAGACTCCTTAAAAGAACTACTGGATAAGGCAAGAGCATTAGCATTAATTGGATATACTCTTCTAGCTTCTGGAGATAGTAAAGGAGAATACTTTTTTAAAAAAGCACATCAGCTAGTTAGGTCTATTGATTATTCTCTTTGGAGAGCTGATGGGTATTCATATCTAGCATATTATATGGCGTTAAGTGGGAAGCATAGTGATGCGTTTTACTATTACAATGTGGCATATGAAACAGCAACAAGATCTTCTGAGCCATATTCCAAGGTTCTTTCCTTTCTTTATACTTTGGCGCAACGAATTGTAGAGAGTGCAGATAAGGTACGTTCTCCAGAGGCTAGAGACTTCTATGAACTAGCAGCAGGAATTTATGAAGATATTAGAAGGAATCTTAGTGCTCAAGAGCTAAAGAAAAAAGCTTCTCTTATAGAGCTTGCAGTAGAACATGGGAGTAAAGTCGTTTCAGACTTTCTTGAAAAAAGAGATTTAGAAAGTGCAGTTTTTGTTATTAAATACTTGCCAGAAGAAGAAAAGATTTTAGCATTACTGGAGATAGCTTATTGGCTTGTTCTCCATGATAAAAAAGGTTTGGGTAATAGTTTAGTAGAAGAGGCTTTTAGAATGGCTGCTGAAAGAAAACTTCAACCTGAGGATGAGTCCCTTAAAGATATTGCGTTCAAATTTTTGAAAATAGGTCAGCTCAAGGAGGCTCTAACCATAGCAGCCATAATGGATGATAGGGAACTTGCTTCCCAAGTATTTGCTAAGATTGCTCTAGCGTATGCTAGGAGAGGTGATAAGCTTAAAGCTGTTACAGTTGCGGAGGCAATATCAAACGAAAGTGTTAAGAAAGAGGTTTTAAAAGCAATTGAAGGTGGGAGTGATGTGGGACACGAGTAAGGATTATCGCTTACTTGTAGCAGAGAAAGCGGTGGAGCTTTTCTTAAAAACAGTTGAAGGGGCGAAATTTAAGGGTAAGTGGGACAAGAAGAAAGCAATACAGCTTGCTAAAGAGATGATTCCTGAACTTCAAGCTATGAGGTACTCCTACTTAGAGCCCTCTGAACTTATTGAGACTCCCCAAATGAAAGAACTTGTAAAAAAAGCACAAGGGATAATTGAAGCACTTGGGGGAGAAGAATGGTACGTTAAATTCTTAGAACTGGCTGACAGGCATGAAAAGGAAAAATTGGAAGAATCTGTTGCAAAGATAAGATTTTTCTTGAATACTATAATGGGTTTGGATAAAAGGTTGAAACTTGGAAAAATAAATGATCCTGTAATTGCTGTTGATATAAGAGTTGGAGAGGTCATGAGTGCTGGTAAACACCCAAATGCAGATAAACTTCTTGTATGTAATGTAAATCTGGGTGATAGAGCTATTACAGTGGTAACAAATGATTTAGGCGTAAAAGAGGGCCACAAAGTCGCTGTAGCATTACTACCTCCCGCAAACTTTAGGGGAATAACAAGTGAGGGAATGTTTTTAGGGGCTGGTGAAGGTGTTTTAAAGGATGTAAAAGGGGACGTCGGAGGACTTCCAAAAGGTATTCCTTTGGAAGCTTTTAAAGAGACTAGGAATCTCGTTGAAGCATTTTTGAAAGGTTGATTCCATTTTCACACTTTTTCTTTGGATGTCTACTTTTTGAAAACTCTTTGTTATGAGATAGAAGTATCTTCACAAAAACTATAAACTATAAGAGTGGTATTATTTATTGGTGCTATCAATGGTGAGCTCATACTTTAAGAAGCTCCTTCTTGATCTTGGAATTCGTGAAGAAAGAATCGAGATGCTTGAAGGGAAAGGAGGAATAGTAGAAGATGAGTTTGAGGGCATAAAATATCTCAGATTTAAAGATTCAGCCGGTAATCTAAGAAGAGGTACAGTGGTTTTTGACCATCATAATATCATATTGGGCTTTCCTCACATAAAGAGGGTTGTTCAGCTGGAAAAGGGTATAAAAAGAGTATTTAAAATGAAGCCATTTTATGTGGAGGAAAAAATAGATGGGTATAATATCAGAGTGGCTCAAATTGAGGGAAGAGTATTTGCCTTTACAAGGGGAGGTTTTATATGCCCCTTCACTACAGAGAGGATTGAAGATTTTGTGAACATGGAATTTTTCAAAGATTATCCCAATCTAATACTTTGTGGAGAGATGGCAGGGCCTGAAAGCCCCTATCTTGTTGAAGGTCCGCCACATATAAAGGAAGACATTCAGTTCTTTCTCTTTGATATTCAAGAGAAAAAGACTGGCAAATCAATTCATGTGAAAGATAGGATAAAAATGGCGGAAGAATATGGAATTCCAAGTGTTGAAGTTTTTGGGATATATAATATTTCAAAGATAAATGAACTTCGACAACTCATAGAAGAGCTCAGCACGCAACGTCGAGAAGGGATAGTAATGAAGAGTCCCGACATGAAGAAGATAATTAAATACGTAACACCATATGCAAATATAAATGACATACGAATTGGAGCACGGGTATTTTTCGAGCTACCACATGGATATTTTATGCAGAGGATTAAACGTTTAGCCTTTTACTTAGCAGAAGAAAAGATTAGAGATGCAGACTTTGAAAGATATGCAACTGCCCTTGGAAAAGCACTTTTGGAGCCATTTGTGGAAAGTATATGGGATGTAGGTGGTGGTGAGGAAATAGCAGAGAT from Thermococcus sp. EP1 encodes:
- a CDS encoding 50S ribosomal protein L37Ae, translated to MPRTKKVGSAGRFGPRYGLKIRRRVAAVEEKMRQKHTCPVCGRKAVKRISTGIWQCQKCGATFAGGAYLPATPAGRIAKRGVSSL
- a CDS encoding DNA-directed RNA polymerase subunit P, which gives rise to MVEALYRCAKCGKEFKMDLAIVREIRCPYCGAKIIYKPRPKVGRRVKAI
- a CDS encoding ribosomal biogenesis protein encodes the protein MMLITTSHRPTRRTRSFGHDLERIFPNSTYLTRGKKTIQDLLVEAYDRGYERLLIINVWKGNPLKMTFIKVSPDDWGYMGYLYLHGIKLQREIGFRNIRLIREEMPFIVTTAKRVDLDHIIFGQVFAELTNGKFIPRNDRNLQYIADKYNTDVLGVIERHPRGMAVNFYRFDVSKDKPVGPLISVKIWIMEDGRRWDYKEKLGIKRSEGT
- the pcc1 gene encoding KEOPS complex subunit Pcc1; its protein translation is MSKIRGSIEIEFPNEEVARVVYESVLFEHKTVPYRRSKLDFSLNGSKIIINFMADDNSALRGTINSYLRWIKVALEITEL
- a CDS encoding prefoldin subunit beta, coding for MQNIPPQVQALLGQLESYQQQIQLVIQQKQRIQVELNDARKALEEIEKSEDESPIYKTVGTLIVRSTKSKALGELNEKIETLEVRLKALERQEQKLNEKIKELTQQIQSALRGGVAG
- a CDS encoding DUF3194 domain-containing protein, with translation MKKVVHIGLPELTGEELIEVGELAQEAVIDYIFKYLTRSEVKDIEVTARVSREDTLDLELEVYLEVPIFVKVDVDALVDEAIENAYKKVEKRLMEIAGENKAQKISK
- a CDS encoding bifunctional oligoribonuclease/PAP phosphatase NrnA; translation: MQGKIKLKRFLNEAEERNYTFLLLCHHNADPDSLGSAIAFSRYLTSRGLKNKIGVAQSVSSYAKRLLQFADVEKDPEVKEDVVVIFDTSSIEQLEPIKIPKEKYVVVIDHHAEKESPINADIWIVDSSRTSTAEIIWELLNYLGFYDEISARVILAGIVTDTANFRYANSKTFKTVFSILEKFNIHMGEIYNLVLPVTDENIDQAKRIAILKACQRMEIRKVKNYIIAISKISAYESLACKIFLQLGADVAIVGSEKKGVRISARTKEHLVKKGLHLGKLMERVGPIIEGSGGGHSGAAGANGKKNLDDAVKFLVKEIETFLKNLG
- a CDS encoding tRNA-binding protein gives rise to the protein MWDTSKDYRLLVAEKAVELFLKTVEGAKFKGKWDKKKAIQLAKEMIPELQAMRYSYLEPSELIETPQMKELVKKAQGIIEALGGEEWYVKFLELADRHEKEKLEESVAKIRFFLNTIMGLDKRLKLGKINDPVIAVDIRVGEVMSAGKHPNADKLLVCNVNLGDRAITVVTNDLGVKEGHKVAVALLPPANFRGITSEGMFLGAGEGVLKDVKGDVGGLPKGIPLEAFKETRNLVEAFLKG
- a CDS encoding RNA ligase yields the protein MVSSYFKKLLLDLGIREERIEMLEGKGGIVEDEFEGIKYLRFKDSAGNLRRGTVVFDHHNIILGFPHIKRVVQLEKGIKRVFKMKPFYVEEKIDGYNIRVAQIEGRVFAFTRGGFICPFTTERIEDFVNMEFFKDYPNLILCGEMAGPESPYLVEGPPHIKEDIQFFLFDIQEKKTGKSIHVKDRIKMAEEYGIPSVEVFGIYNISKINELRQLIEELSTQRREGIVMKSPDMKKIIKYVTPYANINDIRIGARVFFELPHGYFMQRIKRLAFYLAEEKIRDADFERYATALGKALLEPFVESIWDVGGGEEIAEMFTVRVKHIETAYKMVSHFERLGLKIHIEDIEEISNEYWKITFKRVYPEATREIRELWNGHAFVD